One window of Ignavibacteriales bacterium genomic DNA carries:
- a CDS encoding T9SS type A sorting domain-containing protein, with translation MKKILIPIFILFLLINSFASIGGEKEIPNAPYGVTTTWSGQMGGYLLPSEGTIKALFIFAQFKDDMYDTTNVGWTKGQGPANMNGWVDQTWSSTPTQGSMTHYFNEMSFNKLKFIGKTVSVITPQNRSWYLANNKKRFDIHKEIIQQLDADPTWDFAQFDNWDFDSTWKHINSPDGIVDMVFIIWRNIAHEWPTVPTDSVKIIMDKLELNRYGDLGYGGDISVDGGARTIKTGFWPNVPAKTPGGSGATMTDWFNADMFRFSIHEFAHYLLGGNEYHNGHAFWAMLSGYEIRSYMANSYERYRLGWCNLTPVTSSTQTITNATLPDFITTGIGYKIEINAATNQYFYIENHQRNSYWDNCSSDQNEKGLYIIRQDRASSSNGNTPNWMWLVPANGRYDWTVNKLTLASFYPDSLPVYKKGLANRANGYSETDMIPFSLRGYYEPNEMFFIEDPNTGGTIDYLARIGHGQDAFKIGYNEVFSPWSSPTSKKADGTQTGIGFKINTLISGTYSIDIYVNTAVNASPSKPINPKLSSSSGLNGPVKISWTPNESGESISLYEVSRKVPSISSNWVVLGTTTNSYYIDNAYIYAPGGGDFTPNYRVRVKDTQNLYSLYSDVVTVRAEGANKETASNEEKPSSFSLNQNYPNPFNPTTIISYQTPKAGRVTLKIYDVLGKVVATLVNEHKEEGKYIAEFNGSNLTSGIYFYELRTNEFVTMKKMLLVK, from the coding sequence ATGAAAAAGATTCTTATTCCTATTTTTATTCTTTTCTTGTTAATTAACAGTTTTGCCAGCATTGGCGGTGAAAAAGAAATTCCTAATGCTCCTTATGGTGTAACAACAACCTGGAGCGGACAAATGGGAGGTTATTTATTACCTTCAGAGGGTACAATAAAAGCCTTATTTATTTTTGCACAATTTAAAGATGATATGTATGATACTACAAATGTTGGATGGACTAAAGGACAAGGACCGGCTAATATGAATGGTTGGGTAGATCAAACCTGGAGCAGTACACCAACACAAGGTTCCATGACACATTACTTTAATGAAATGTCTTTTAATAAACTAAAATTTATTGGAAAAACTGTTTCTGTAATAACACCGCAGAACAGGAGCTGGTATTTAGCTAATAACAAAAAAAGATTTGATATTCATAAGGAAATAATTCAGCAATTAGACGCAGATCCAACCTGGGATTTTGCACAATTTGATAATTGGGATTTCGATTCTACATGGAAACATATTAATAGCCCGGATGGAATTGTTGACATGGTGTTTATAATTTGGAGAAATATTGCTCATGAATGGCCTACAGTACCTACAGATTCTGTTAAAATTATTATGGATAAATTAGAATTGAATCGTTATGGTGATTTAGGTTATGGTGGTGACATATCGGTAGATGGTGGAGCTAGAACAATTAAAACAGGTTTTTGGCCAAATGTTCCAGCTAAAACACCAGGGGGATCAGGTGCAACTATGACGGATTGGTTTAATGCAGATATGTTCCGTTTTAGCATCCATGAATTTGCTCATTATTTACTGGGAGGAAATGAATATCATAATGGTCATGCATTCTGGGCAATGCTTTCAGGTTATGAAATAAGATCCTATATGGCAAATTCATATGAAAGATACAGGCTTGGATGGTGTAATCTTACACCAGTTACAAGTTCAACACAAACAATTACAAACGCTACACTACCCGATTTTATTACTACAGGTATAGGTTACAAGATAGAAATAAATGCAGCCACTAACCAATATTTCTACATCGAAAACCATCAAAGAAATTCTTATTGGGATAACTGTTCAAGCGATCAAAATGAAAAAGGTTTATATATAATTAGACAGGATAGAGCATCTTCTTCTAATGGTAATACACCAAATTGGATGTGGCTTGTACCAGCAAATGGAAGATACGATTGGACTGTTAATAAATTGACCTTAGCTAGTTTTTATCCTGACTCTTTACCAGTTTATAAAAAAGGATTAGCTAATAGAGCTAATGGTTATTCTGAAACTGATATGATACCTTTTAGTTTACGCGGATATTATGAGCCAAATGAAATGTTTTTTATAGAAGATCCAAATACTGGGGGGACCATTGATTACCTTGCACGTATTGGGCATGGACAAGATGCATTTAAAATTGGTTACAATGAAGTTTTCTCACCGTGGAGTAGTCCAACTTCAAAAAAAGCAGACGGGACTCAGACCGGAATTGGTTTTAAAATTAATACTTTAATCAGCGGAACGTACTCAATAGATATTTATGTTAATACTGCGGTTAATGCTTCCCCATCAAAACCAATTAATCCTAAGTTAAGCAGTTCGTCTGGCTTGAATGGTCCTGTAAAAATCTCATGGACGCCAAATGAATCTGGTGAAAGTATTTCACTATATGAAGTTTCCAGAAAAGTACCAAGTATAAGTTCAAATTGGGTTGTACTTGGCACAACTACAAATTCATATTATATTGACAATGCATATATTTACGCCCCTGGTGGCGGTGATTTTACACCTAACTATCGTGTAAGAGTAAAAGATACACAGAATCTTTACTCATTATACAGTGATGTAGTAACTGTAAGAGCAGAGGGCGCCAATAAGGAAACAGCTAGCAATGAGGAAAAGCCCTCTTCATTTTCGTTAAATCAAAATTATCCAAATCCTTTCAATCCAACCACGATAATAAGTTACCAGACGCCCAAAGCAGGCAGAGTAACCTTAAAGATTTATGATGTGTTAGGCAAAGTAGTTGCGACTCTTGTTAATGAACATAAAGAAGAAGGAAAATATATTGCTGAGTTTAACGGTAGTAATCTTACAAGTGGCATTTATTTCTACGAGCTTAGAACAAATGAATTTGTAACAATGAAGAAGATGCTTCTCGTAAAATAA